A part of Periophthalmus magnuspinnatus isolate fPerMag1 chromosome 19, fPerMag1.2.pri, whole genome shotgun sequence genomic DNA contains:
- the LOC117387084 gene encoding dnaJ homolog subfamily C member 7-like: protein MAAVDIDVPVETEPQIHNAVDLERQAEGFKEQGNAFYSNKDYSEAFNYYTKAIDACPKNASYYGNRAATLMMLCRFREALEDSQQAVRLDDCFMKGHLREGKCHLSLGNAMAASRSFQKVLELEPSNKEALKENKNASTLMDLERMAELSFEKRDFRKVVYCMDRALAWASACHRFKILKAECLALLGRYPEAQSVASDILRMDSTNADALYVRGLCLYYEDCIDKAVQFFVQALRMAPDHEKARLACRNAKALKAKKEEGNQMFKSCNYEAAYQLYTEALAIDPNNIKTNAKLYCNRATAGAKLKKLNQAIEDCTSAIKLDDTYIKAYLRRAQCYMDTEQYEEAVRDYEKVYQTEKTSEHKHLLKNAQLELKKSKRKDYYKVLGVGKNATDDEIKKAYRKRALMHHPDRHSSATPEIQKEEEKKFKEVGEAFTVLSDPKKKVRYDNGHDLDNDGGCDGRDFDANNIFRAFFGGGHGGGFSFDSSPDNGNFFFQFG, encoded by the exons GCAAGCTGAAGGCTTCAAAGAACAAGGAAATGCTTTCTACAGTAACAAGGATTACTCTGAAGCTTTCAACTACTACACCAAGGCCATTg ATGCTTGCCCCAAAAATGCCAGTTATTATGGGAACAGAGCAGCCACCCTGATGATGTTGTGTCGCTTTCGGGAGGCGTTGGAGGACTCCCAGCAGGCTGTGCGGCTAGATGATTGTTTTATGAAG GGTCATCTACGTGAGGGCAAGTGCCACTTGTCTTTGGGGAATGCCATGGCAGCTAGTCGCTCCTTTCAAAAAGTCCTGGAACTGGAGCCAAGTAACAAAGAGGCTCTAAAAGAG AACAAAAATGCATCTACGCTGATGGACTTGGAGCGAATGGCAGAGTTGAGCTTTGAGAAACGAGATTTTCGAAAG GTGGTTTACTGCATGGACCGGGCCCTTGCTTGGGCCTCAGCCTGCCATCGTTTCAAAATCCTCAAAGCGGAGTGTTTGGCGTTGTTAGGAAGATACCCTGAAGCCCAGTCTGTTGCAAG TGATATCCTACGAATGGACTCCACAAATGCAGATGCATTATATGTCCGAGGTCTCTGTCTTTACTATGAGGACTGCATTGATAAAGCAGTGCAGTTCTTCGTCCAGGCTTTGAGAATGGCACCAGACCATGAAAAGGCTCGTCTAGCGTGCAGg AATGCTAAAGCCTTGAAAGcaaagaaagaagagggaaaCCAGATGTTCAAGAGCTGCAACTATGAAGCAGCGTATCAGCTGTACACAGAAGCACTTGCAATAGACCCCAACAACATTAAGACCAATGCAAAACTCTACTGCAACAGAGCCACTGCAGGAGCAAAA CTTAAGAAACTAAACCAAGCCATTGAAGACTGCACTAGTGCCATCAAACTCGATGACACTTACATTAAGGCCTATTTAAGAAGAGCACAGTG TTATATGGACACCGAGCAATATGAAGAGGCTGTGCGAGACTATGAAAAGGTCTACCAGACAGAGAAGACATCAG aaCACAAGCATCTATTGAAAAATGCACAGTTGGAGCTTAAGAAGAGCAAGAGAAAAGACTACTACAAGGTGCTTGGAGTTGGCAAAAATGCCACAGATGATGAAATCAAGAAAGCCTATAGGAAAAGAGCCCTCATGCATCACCCAG ATCGTCACAGTTCAGCTACACCGGAAATccagaaagaagaggagaagaaattTAAAGAAGTGGGTGAGGCGTTCACTGTCCTTTCTGATCCGAAGAAAAAGGTGCGCTATGATAACGGACATGATTTGGATAATGACGGTGGCTGTGACGGTCGAG ATTTCGATGCAAATAACATTTTCAGAGCATTCTTTGGAGGAGGTCATGGTGGTGGCTTCTCATTTGATTCTAGTCCag ataATGGAAATTTCTTTTTTCAATTTGGCTAG